The Sphingomonas sanxanigenens DSM 19645 = NX02 genome includes a region encoding these proteins:
- a CDS encoding CBS domain-containing protein — translation MTIAAILTGKGNEVICIETSTRVGDAVQLLAEKRIGAVPVLENGLVAGIFSERDVIAGLLREGAAVLERNVAEVMTAPAITVAPEQSVLAALSLMTRRRIRHLPVIEEGRLAGFVSIGDLVKFRIDKIEAEAMAMREYIQNA, via the coding sequence ATGACGATCGCAGCGATCCTGACCGGCAAGGGCAATGAGGTGATCTGCATCGAGACGTCCACCCGCGTCGGCGATGCCGTGCAACTCCTCGCGGAAAAGCGCATCGGCGCGGTGCCCGTGCTCGAAAACGGGCTGGTCGCCGGCATCTTCTCGGAACGCGACGTGATCGCCGGGCTGCTGCGCGAAGGCGCGGCGGTGCTCGAGCGCAACGTGGCAGAGGTGATGACCGCGCCGGCGATCACCGTGGCGCCCGAACAGAGCGTGCTCGCAGCGCTGTCGCTGATGACGCGGCGACGCATTCGCCACCTGCCGGTGATCGAGGAAGGCCGGCTCGCCGGCTTCGTTTCGATCGGCGATCTGGTGAAGTTCCGGATCGACAAGATCGAGGCCGAGGCGATGGCGATGCGGGAATATATCCAGAACGCCTGA
- a CDS encoding VWA domain-containing protein has protein sequence MQLSQGANAPLPSGMLDIAVTFDARPSGLDVDISAYLLDASGKVRGDTDMIFYNQPASPEGAVRLDPASGRFAVDLARLPPAIERIAICVVVDGGSAGSLRAITLAVGGGPSFRHEVAGTAEAAIIVADLYLRQGQWKLRAVGQGFAGGLAPLARSFGIDVADEPAAVPAPPIASPAPPKVDLHKAKVEQRLVTLEKQDKKLVSLAKAAGLSLAKQKGADRPARVWLILDVSGSMRGLFKSGAVDRLAQRALAYGLNLDDDGEIGVILFDHRATMFGNVNAGNYRTFAQDIQQRKDVWGTTDYGKAMQMLRETAARESDFGRTPVYVIFVTDGGTENRKLAEEQIKSASSEAIFWKFMAIGPMPAGVKSGSRKLPRGFDFLAYLDDMPGRVVDNADFFAVEDPDGPSDVEFFDLMSTEYGGWLDAAAKAGVLKR, from the coding sequence ATGCAGCTTTCGCAGGGCGCCAACGCGCCGCTACCGTCGGGCATGCTCGATATCGCCGTGACGTTCGATGCGCGTCCGTCCGGGCTGGATGTCGACATTTCGGCCTATCTGCTCGACGCTTCGGGTAAGGTCCGCGGCGATACCGACATGATCTTCTACAACCAGCCGGCGAGCCCCGAGGGTGCCGTCCGCCTCGATCCCGCGAGCGGACGCTTCGCTGTCGACCTTGCACGCCTGCCGCCCGCCATCGAGCGGATCGCGATCTGCGTGGTGGTGGATGGCGGCTCGGCGGGCAGCCTGCGCGCGATCACGCTCGCGGTCGGCGGCGGCCCCTCTTTCCGTCACGAGGTGGCGGGCACCGCGGAGGCAGCGATCATCGTCGCGGATCTCTATCTGCGGCAGGGCCAGTGGAAGCTGCGCGCCGTGGGGCAGGGCTTTGCCGGCGGGCTCGCGCCGCTCGCGCGATCGTTCGGCATCGACGTGGCGGACGAGCCCGCCGCGGTCCCTGCGCCCCCGATTGCATCCCCCGCACCGCCCAAGGTCGATCTGCACAAGGCCAAGGTCGAACAGCGCCTCGTCACTCTCGAAAAGCAGGACAAGAAGCTCGTCAGCCTCGCGAAGGCCGCGGGCCTCAGCCTCGCCAAGCAGAAGGGCGCGGATCGGCCGGCCAGAGTGTGGCTGATCCTCGACGTCTCAGGCTCGATGCGCGGGCTGTTCAAGTCGGGCGCGGTCGATCGGCTGGCGCAGCGCGCGCTCGCCTACGGACTCAATCTCGATGACGATGGCGAGATCGGCGTGATCCTGTTTGATCATCGCGCGACGATGTTCGGCAACGTCAACGCCGGTAATTACAGGACGTTCGCGCAGGACATCCAGCAGCGCAAGGATGTCTGGGGCACGACCGACTATGGCAAGGCGATGCAGATGCTGCGCGAGACCGCGGCACGGGAAAGCGATTTCGGCCGGACCCCGGTCTACGTGATCTTCGTGACCGACGGCGGCACCGAGAACCGCAAGCTCGCCGAGGAGCAGATCAAGAGCGCCTCGTCGGAGGCGATCTTCTGGAAATTCATGGCGATCGGGCCGATGCCGGCCGGCGTCAAATCGGGCAGCCGCAAGCTGCCGCGCGGCTTCGACTTCCTCGCCTATCTCGACGACATGCCCGGCCGCGTGGTCGACAATGCCGATTTCTTCGCGGTCGAGGATCCCGACGGGCCGAGCGATGTCGAGTTTTTCGACTTGATGTCTACCGAATATGGCGGTTGGTTGGACGCCGCGGCGAAGGCGGGCGTGCTGAAGCGCTGA